The Dehalogenimonas lykanthroporepellens BL-DC-9 genome includes a window with the following:
- a CDS encoding pyridoxal-phosphate dependent TrpB-like enzyme (TIGRFAM: pyridoxal-phosphate dependent TrpB-like enzyme~KEGG: det:DET1035 tryptophan synthase subunit beta~PFAM: Pyridoxal-5'-phosphate-dependent protein beta subunit), whose protein sequence is MEHTKYLLTEKEIPTSWYNIQADLPEPLAPSIHPGTKKPIGPADLAPLFPMELIMQEVSQERYIDIPGEVIDIYKAWRPTTLYRARALEKALDTPAKIFYKYEGSSPAGSHKPNTAVPQAFYNKKEGINRLTTETGAGQWGSSMAFACSQFGIELKVYMVKVSYQQKPYRRMMMETWGAECVPSPSPDTASGRAALAENPDNPGSLGLAISEAVEDAAPRSDSHYALGSVLNHVLMHQTMIGLESLKQMEMAGEYPDVVIGCVGGGSNFGGMALPFVHQNITQGKNTRIVAVEPSSCPTLTKGKFNFDYGDVAGMAPIVKMFTLGHKFMPPPVHAGGLRYHGMAPIVSHLYNLGLIEAKAVQQLPTFEAGIQFARTEGFISAPETNHAIRATIDEALRCRESGESKVILFNHSGHGHFDLAAYDAYMSGKLADYDYPESLVAEALKDLPKCLID, encoded by the coding sequence ATGGAACACACCAAGTATTTACTGACAGAAAAGGAAATACCCACCAGTTGGTACAACATTCAGGCTGATTTGCCGGAACCATTAGCACCCTCTATTCATCCCGGGACGAAGAAACCAATAGGTCCCGCTGATCTGGCGCCTCTTTTTCCCATGGAGCTGATCATGCAAGAGGTCTCTCAGGAAAGATACATAGACATTCCTGGCGAAGTCATTGATATCTACAAAGCATGGAGGCCGACCACGTTATACCGGGCACGAGCTCTTGAAAAGGCTTTGGACACACCCGCTAAAATATTTTACAAATATGAAGGTTCCAGCCCGGCCGGAAGCCACAAACCTAATACGGCTGTGCCACAGGCATTTTACAACAAGAAAGAAGGTATTAACCGGTTGACTACGGAAACCGGAGCAGGTCAGTGGGGCAGTTCCATGGCTTTCGCCTGCAGTCAGTTCGGCATTGAATTGAAGGTGTATATGGTGAAGGTCAGCTATCAACAAAAACCATATCGTCGTATGATGATGGAAACTTGGGGAGCCGAGTGCGTCCCCAGCCCCAGTCCGGATACCGCTTCTGGTAGGGCGGCCTTGGCGGAAAATCCCGACAATCCGGGTAGTCTCGGTCTGGCAATTTCCGAAGCCGTCGAAGACGCAGCCCCCCGAAGTGATTCCCACTATGCTTTGGGTAGTGTTTTGAACCATGTACTGATGCATCAGACGATGATCGGTCTGGAATCACTGAAACAGATGGAAATGGCAGGGGAGTACCCTGATGTGGTTATCGGCTGTGTCGGCGGCGGCTCAAATTTCGGTGGTATGGCATTGCCTTTTGTTCATCAGAACATCACTCAAGGGAAAAATACCCGTATTGTGGCTGTTGAGCCTTCGAGTTGCCCGACTTTGACTAAAGGAAAATTCAACTTCGATTACGGTGATGTGGCAGGAATGGCGCCAATTGTTAAGATGTTTACTCTTGGCCATAAATTCATGCCGCCTCCGGTACATGCTGGGGGGCTACGTTATCATGGTATGGCGCCGATTGTCAGTCATTTATACAATCTGGGATTGATCGAAGCCAAGGCAGTACAGCAACTACCGACTTTTGAGGCTGGGATTCAGTTTGCAAGAACAGAAGGATTTATCAGCGCACCTGAAACCAATCATGCCATCAGGGCGACCATTGATGAAGCCCTGAGATGTCGTGAATCCGGAGAGAGTAAGGTCATCTTGTTTAACCACTCAGGTCACGGACATTTTGATTTGGCGGCTTATGATGCCTATATGTCCGGAAAGCTCGCTGATTATGATTATCCGGAATCCTTGGTTGCTGAGGCCTTGAAGGATTTGCCTAAATGCCTCATTGATTAA
- a CDS encoding conserved hypothetical protein (PFAM: conserved hypothetical protein; transposase IS4 family protein~KEGG: gme:Gmet_2883 transposase IS4), with the protein MSDVKPFKGLRYAHNLDDIARLICPPYDVISSSKEKELRDASPFNYVRIEYSQDRLGDDASNNKFSRAANYLSGWIADKIITQDQNPAYYLHERTFRYENNEYKRTELFAAVRLEEWEKMVVRPHERTMEGPKVDRIKLINTLQANTSPVYCLYADPDKEIHCTISKAILKCDPIQFRSEEGDLHRFWCLNDSETARKLMGLFRSINLYIADGHHRYESALAYRNQWRENNPGYSGDEPPNFVLMALTDMRDTGLLILPTHRLIRGIEPNSISGLSDDLEKYFSIIKITLDSVGSTLSSAETNDIDDATFYIYGLKPQELWVLKKKEPQLLEELMPVGHTDVYRRLDVSIVDHIVLEHLLNLDASDEQLIAYDHDRKSAIERVDSGEFQFAFLLKPVPPETIISIADSCDRMPSRVLKKSSLIRDWGKIYHPIDGGCRLRGKVENQSLMLCSLTPDQLVPQGHPIRRIKPLVDQALKELSPVFNKMYEDFGRPSIPPERLLKASLLIALYSIRSERQFCERLRYDLLFKWFMDLNITDPGFDASSFSKNRQRLIEHQVAREFFGAVVSQARRQKLLSDDHFTVDGTLLEAWASLKSFRPKDGGEPPKGGGKNPSVDFHGERRVNATHRSTTDPEARLARKGAGKEARLCFAGHVLMENRTGLVVDVVVSTATGTAERDTALEMLERVPGKHRITVGADKGYDTEDFVTTCRDFNTTPHVACKKWSAIDGRTTRHAGYSVSQRVRKRVEEIFGWVKTVGGGRKLRYKGVNRNQLWAELTVAAYNLVRMAKLVPASPAQG; encoded by the coding sequence ATGTCAGACGTCAAACCCTTCAAAGGATTAAGATACGCACATAACCTAGATGACATTGCCAGACTCATCTGTCCGCCTTACGACGTCATCAGTTCTTCAAAAGAGAAGGAATTACGCGATGCCAGTCCGTTTAATTATGTGCGTATTGAATATTCCCAAGATAGGCTTGGAGATGACGCTTCCAATAACAAATTCTCAAGGGCAGCGAATTATCTGAGCGGATGGATAGCGGACAAAATAATCACACAAGACCAGAACCCGGCTTACTATCTACATGAACGTACTTTCAGATATGAAAATAACGAATACAAACGAACAGAATTATTTGCCGCTGTTCGGCTGGAGGAATGGGAAAAGATGGTAGTCCGGCCACATGAGCGTACAATGGAGGGGCCCAAAGTTGATAGAATAAAACTAATAAACACTTTGCAAGCCAACACTTCTCCGGTATATTGTCTTTATGCTGATCCCGACAAAGAAATCCATTGCACGATATCTAAAGCAATACTGAAATGCGATCCAATTCAGTTTAGATCTGAAGAGGGTGATCTTCATCGTTTCTGGTGCCTCAACGACTCTGAAACAGCACGCAAATTAATGGGATTATTCCGTTCGATAAATCTATATATTGCCGACGGCCATCATCGTTACGAAAGCGCTCTGGCTTACAGGAATCAATGGCGGGAGAATAATCCTGGATACTCTGGCGATGAACCGCCTAACTTTGTACTGATGGCGTTGACAGATATGCGGGACACCGGATTGTTGATATTGCCAACACATCGCTTGATCCGGGGTATTGAACCGAATTCGATAAGCGGACTTAGTGATGATCTGGAGAAATACTTCTCTATTATTAAAATCACACTTGATTCTGTAGGATCTACTTTGAGCTCGGCAGAAACAAACGACATTGATGACGCTACTTTTTATATCTACGGTTTAAAACCTCAAGAATTATGGGTTTTGAAAAAGAAGGAACCTCAGCTACTCGAAGAATTGATGCCTGTTGGACATACTGATGTGTATCGGCGCCTGGATGTCAGTATAGTAGACCATATTGTGTTGGAGCACCTGTTGAATCTGGATGCTTCGGATGAGCAATTAATCGCGTATGATCACGACCGAAAATCAGCCATTGAAAGAGTAGACTCCGGCGAATTTCAGTTCGCTTTCCTTCTGAAACCGGTACCTCCGGAAACTATAATATCCATTGCCGACTCGTGTGATCGAATGCCTAGCAGGGTGCTGAAAAAGTCGTCATTAATCCGCGATTGGGGTAAAATATATCATCCCATTGACGGAGGCTGTAGATTGCGCGGCAAGGTAGAAAATCAATCCCTCATGCTCTGCTCGCTGACACCAGATCAGCTTGTACCCCAGGGCCATCCTATCCGGCGAATCAAACCCCTTGTTGACCAAGCTCTCAAAGAACTCTCTCCCGTTTTCAACAAGATGTACGAAGACTTTGGCCGGCCATCAATACCGCCGGAGCGTCTGCTCAAGGCGTCGTTGCTTATCGCTCTCTACTCGATCCGCAGTGAGCGGCAGTTCTGTGAACGGCTACGGTATGATCTCCTGTTCAAGTGGTTTATGGATCTCAACATCACGGATCCAGGTTTTGACGCCTCGAGTTTCTCAAAGAACAGGCAGAGACTGATAGAGCATCAGGTAGCACGTGAGTTTTTTGGCGCGGTGGTGAGTCAAGCGCGGCGGCAGAAGTTGCTATCGGATGACCATTTCACCGTGGACGGCACCTTGCTGGAAGCCTGGGCTTCGTTGAAGAGCTTTCGGCCGAAGGACGGTGGGGAACCGCCGAAAGGCGGCGGCAAGAATCCGAGTGTGGATTTCCACGGCGAACGCCGGGTCAATGCTACGCACCGGTCAACCACCGACCCAGAGGCCCGGCTGGCCAGAAAAGGGGCGGGCAAAGAAGCCAGATTGTGTTTTGCCGGACATGTCCTCATGGAAAACCGCACCGGGCTGGTAGTGGACGTGGTGGTAAGCACGGCGACCGGGACAGCGGAAAGAGACACCGCACTTGAGATGCTGGAGAGGGTACCGGGGAAACATCGGATAACGGTGGGTGCGGACAAGGGCTACGACACAGAGGATTTTGTGACTACCTGCCGGGATTTCAACACCACACCACATGTAGCCTGTAAGAAGTGGTCGGCGATAGATGGACGTACCACCCGGCATGCCGGTTACAGTGTCAGCCAGAGGGTGCGCAAGCGCGTTGAGGAGATATTCGGTTGGGTCAAGACAGTGGGAGGAGGTCGAAAGCTTAGGTACAAAGGTGTCAATCGCAACCAACTCTGGGCGGAATTGACGGTGGCGGCTTACAATCTGGTGCGGATGGCCAAATTGGTGCCCGCCAGTCCGGCACAGGGGTGA
- a CDS encoding peptidyl-tRNA hydrolase (TIGRFAM: peptidyl-tRNA hydrolase~KEGG: det:DET0595 peptidyl-tRNA hydrolase~PFAM: peptidyl-tRNA hydrolase) has protein sequence MKLIIGLGNPGKEYHHTRHNIGFEILGRFARFHNISFNKRSCQSRIGEGKIGDQPVILAKPQTYMNLSGQAVAALIKRYKVTPKDIIVIHDDLDLPIGKIRIRLEGGAGGHNGIKSIIQSIGTICFTRIKVGIGRPTTTGDRIEIVDHVLTQFSQDEAEMINKTVIDALGALETMISGDYNAAMNKFN, from the coding sequence ATGAAGTTAATAATCGGGCTCGGTAACCCGGGCAAAGAGTATCATCATACCCGGCATAATATCGGTTTCGAGATATTGGGACGGTTTGCCCGGTTTCACAATATCAGTTTCAACAAGCGCTCATGTCAATCACGTATTGGAGAAGGGAAAATCGGCGATCAACCAGTAATATTAGCCAAACCTCAAACATATATGAATCTTTCGGGACAGGCGGTTGCCGCTCTGATCAAACGTTATAAGGTAACACCCAAGGATATTATTGTTATTCATGACGACCTTGATCTCCCAATAGGCAAAATCCGAATTCGGCTGGAAGGGGGAGCCGGAGGGCACAACGGTATTAAATCAATAATTCAATCGATTGGGACCATATGCTTTACCCGAATCAAAGTCGGCATCGGCCGGCCGACCACAACTGGGGATCGGATAGAAATAGTCGACCATGTCTTAACACAATTCAGCCAAGATGAAGCTGAAATGATCAATAAGACAGTAATAGATGCCCTAGGAGCACTGGAAACAATGATTAGTGGCGATTACAATGCGGCGATGAACAAGTTCAATTAG
- a CDS encoding DNA ligase, NAD-dependent (TIGRFAM: DNA ligase, NAD-dependent~PFAM: NAD-dependent DNA ligase adenylation; NAD-dependent DNA ligase OB-fold; zinc-finger NAD-dependent DNA ligase C4-type; BRCT domain protein~KEGG: deh:cbdb_A577 DNA ligase, NAD-dependent~SMART: NAD-dependent DNA ligase ; Helix-hairpin-helix DNA-binding class 1; BRCT domain protein) has translation MDEAKKRIDTLRKQITHHNYLYYVKDEPEISDQEYDILFRELQILENEFPELASDESPTKIVGAKPSKTFSRIKHVKPLLSLANAFSHEELKVWYERIIKSLSPETVEFVCEHKIDGLAVAVAYHEGKLVTGATRGDGETGEDVTNNLKTIYSLPHTVADNVPDKFEVRGEVFLPTDNFLRLNQMRLKQRLPLFANPRNAAAGSVRQLDPNVTAQRPLDIFIYGLGWAEPADFADNHWDTLQKLGEIGFKINPNNRLCHTLEDIQSYYQEWLGKRDQLPYEADGIVIKVNDYSQQESLGQIAREPRWAIAFKFPAPQAITRLKDIGISVGRTGTLNPFAILEPVKLGGVTIQRATLHNEEDIRRKDIRIGDKVIVQRAGDVIPQIVRPIIEDSSNRAEVFSITEKLKGPDSKPHCPVCNAVVTRTAGEVMYYCPNTACPAQLAEKLEHFVSKSGMDIRGMGEKLSTAFLNEGLIKDVADLYNLKTEHLVGREGMKEKSAEKLITSISNSKNRPLHNVIYALGIRHIGAENAQSLAREFGSLSELAKASLERLISIPGIGVKIADSMLNYFSEPHNQKIVSRLNEILETPTMLPANNAQFSSLISGKEVVITGSLKSMTRHDAWEMIRRAGGIPKADITTKTSYLVAGEKGGTKIKKAKEGKIPIISEDDLLAMVESRTNQSQPRLFG, from the coding sequence ATGGACGAGGCAAAAAAACGAATAGATACTCTCCGGAAGCAGATTACCCATCACAATTATTTATATTATGTTAAAGATGAACCGGAAATTTCTGATCAGGAATATGACATTCTATTCAGAGAATTGCAGATTCTCGAAAATGAATTCCCAGAACTTGCTTCAGATGAATCCCCGACCAAGATAGTTGGCGCCAAGCCTTCCAAAACTTTCAGCAGAATCAAACATGTTAAACCATTACTGTCACTTGCCAACGCATTTTCTCATGAAGAGCTTAAGGTATGGTACGAACGGATAATTAAATCACTATCACCGGAAACGGTGGAGTTCGTTTGCGAGCATAAAATCGATGGTTTAGCGGTTGCGGTCGCTTATCATGAAGGGAAATTGGTCACAGGGGCGACCAGGGGCGATGGAGAAACCGGTGAAGATGTTACCAACAATCTGAAAACCATTTACAGCCTTCCGCATACGGTCGCAGATAATGTTCCGGATAAGTTCGAAGTCAGAGGCGAAGTGTTTTTACCAACGGATAATTTTTTACGGTTGAATCAGATGCGCCTGAAGCAACGTTTACCATTGTTTGCTAACCCCCGAAACGCCGCCGCAGGTTCGGTCAGGCAGTTGGATCCCAATGTTACCGCCCAGCGGCCACTTGATATTTTCATATATGGCTTGGGCTGGGCGGAGCCGGCAGATTTCGCCGATAACCATTGGGATACTCTACAAAAACTGGGCGAAATAGGATTCAAAATTAATCCGAACAACAGGTTGTGTCATACTCTCGAAGATATACAATCCTATTATCAGGAATGGCTGGGCAAAAGAGATCAGTTGCCGTATGAAGCTGACGGTATCGTTATCAAAGTAAATGATTATTCACAACAGGAATCACTTGGTCAAATCGCGAGAGAACCTAGGTGGGCAATTGCCTTCAAATTTCCGGCACCTCAAGCTATCACCCGTCTCAAGGACATTGGAATTAGTGTCGGGCGAACCGGGACTTTGAACCCATTTGCGATTCTGGAACCAGTTAAACTTGGTGGTGTCACTATCCAGAGAGCTACTCTTCACAATGAAGAAGATATCAGACGCAAGGATATAAGAATCGGGGACAAGGTTATCGTTCAAAGAGCGGGGGACGTCATTCCCCAAATAGTAAGACCTATTATCGAAGACAGTAGCAATAGGGCTGAGGTGTTCAGTATTACTGAAAAATTGAAGGGTCCTGATAGCAAACCCCATTGTCCGGTATGCAACGCCGTAGTCACACGTACTGCCGGTGAAGTCATGTATTATTGCCCGAATACCGCCTGCCCGGCACAGTTGGCGGAAAAACTGGAACACTTTGTTTCTAAGTCTGGCATGGATATCAGGGGTATGGGAGAAAAACTATCGACAGCTTTTTTGAACGAAGGATTAATCAAAGATGTTGCCGACTTGTATAATTTGAAGACCGAGCATTTAGTTGGGCGGGAAGGTATGAAGGAGAAAAGCGCGGAAAAGCTTATCACTTCGATTTCCAATTCGAAGAATCGACCGCTACACAACGTCATATACGCACTTGGAATTCGCCATATAGGGGCAGAAAATGCTCAGTCGCTGGCCAGAGAATTCGGATCACTATCGGAGCTGGCTAAAGCCTCCCTGGAAAGACTGATTTCAATACCAGGAATCGGTGTGAAAATCGCTGACAGTATGTTGAATTACTTCAGTGAACCCCACAATCAGAAAATTGTATCCAGATTAAACGAAATTCTTGAGACCCCGACTATGCTGCCTGCTAACAATGCCCAATTCAGTTCACTAATATCCGGAAAAGAGGTGGTCATCACCGGCAGTTTGAAATCCATGACCCGTCATGATGCCTGGGAGATGATCAGGCGCGCAGGAGGTATACCGAAAGCTGATATTACCACAAAGACCAGTTATCTGGTCGCCGGAGAAAAGGGCGGCACCAAAATCAAAAAAGCCAAAGAGGGGAAGATTCCGATTATCTCTGAGGATGATTTGCTGGCGATGGTTGAGAGCCGCACTAATCAATCTCAGCCAAGGCTTTTCGGATGA
- a CDS encoding Histidine--tRNA ligase (KEGG: deb:DehaBAV1_0765 histidine--tRNA ligase~PFAM: tRNA synthetase class II (G H P and S)) gives MTFNRCRGCADLGPQDMLKFRLAETIFTDTALKWGYQEIRTPLLEYLTLFTSAGKLTPGMLRQVYSFLDWDGWSGERVVLRPDGTIPIARYYVDNMKPQTTSRLFYIIDVFRFSDNQEDQRERWQLGAELIGGPATTADAELVTMAAESLELMGITPTVKISHSGLIQSILNRLEPDEELRHKLFDEILDGKDANLKALKQRRPEISAGLNLLLNVTGTSSDFLANVQALFHDEEAIRASIDDFKKSLQLLDSLNFSYEIDLASGKGFEYYTGMIFHLVVGDSIVGGGGRYDNLIAQMGGKAVPAAGFALYFNKIADLLDVDIYSLDEPDRFLVEFSDGEESTAFALAGALRDSGYTAELRLGDTDISAYDWVICYNDEGLLTLSDTETEEEFEFDTVDDLIDMLGGEASEE, from the coding sequence ATGACTTTTAACCGTTGTCGCGGATGTGCCGACCTGGGCCCACAAGATATGCTCAAATTTCGGCTGGCTGAAACAATATTTACTGATACCGCATTAAAATGGGGCTACCAGGAGATCCGCACCCCTCTATTGGAGTATCTTACTCTATTTACTTCCGCGGGTAAGCTGACGCCAGGTATGTTACGTCAGGTGTATTCTTTCCTGGACTGGGATGGCTGGAGTGGCGAAAGAGTCGTCTTACGGCCGGACGGAACAATTCCTATTGCCCGATATTATGTGGACAATATGAAGCCACAGACGACATCGCGTTTATTTTATATTATTGATGTATTTCGGTTTTCCGATAATCAGGAAGACCAGCGTGAAAGATGGCAATTAGGTGCGGAGTTGATTGGAGGGCCTGCCACCACGGCCGATGCTGAGTTGGTGACCATGGCCGCTGAATCGCTGGAATTGATGGGCATAACTCCAACTGTCAAGATATCCCATTCCGGCCTGATCCAGTCGATACTGAATCGACTGGAACCGGATGAAGAATTACGTCACAAGTTATTCGATGAAATTTTGGATGGCAAAGATGCAAATCTTAAGGCTCTCAAACAGCGCCGTCCGGAAATCAGTGCCGGGCTTAACTTACTTCTCAATGTGACCGGCACCTCATCGGATTTTTTGGCAAATGTTCAGGCACTTTTCCATGATGAAGAAGCGATAAGGGCTTCAATAGATGATTTCAAGAAATCACTGCAACTTCTTGATTCGCTTAACTTTTCATATGAAATAGACCTGGCTTCGGGAAAAGGGTTTGAATATTATACCGGCATGATTTTTCACCTCGTAGTGGGTGATTCAATTGTTGGTGGTGGCGGTCGATACGATAACCTGATAGCCCAGATGGGAGGTAAAGCAGTACCTGCCGCCGGATTTGCCTTGTACTTCAATAAAATAGCTGATCTGTTGGATGTCGATATCTATTCACTGGATGAGCCTGACCGGTTCCTAGTAGAATTTTCCGATGGTGAAGAGTCCACGGCATTTGCTTTGGCTGGAGCATTAAGGGATTCCGGTTATACTGCTGAATTGAGATTGGGTGATACTGATATATCTGCTTATGACTGGGTCATATGCTATAACGATGAAGGTTTACTGACTTTATCGGACACGGAAACAGAAGAAGAATTTGAATTTGATACTGTCGACGATCTCATTGACATGCTGGGCGGGGAGGCTTCAGAAGAATGA
- a CDS encoding ATP phosphoribosyltransferase (TIGRFAM: ATP phosphoribosyltransferase~KEGG: dev:DhcVS_749 ATP phosphoribosyltransferase~PFAM: ATP phosphoribosyltransferase catalytic region), which produces MKIALPKGRLLADTASILERADWQLNDYQPKARLYRLTSGRFPDMTAKMLHEKDIPIQVAIGNYDLGICGADWVEELISRYRLSSLIEVKNLGYGHGALYIAVAAGSDIQSLADLSIISTKVRIASEYPNIAEKLAVDLRLKDFSIYPLWGSAEAYPPETAEVVILPRKKPGELESKGLRVIGKIKDFRAVMIANRERLAGQNLGDVIASVIGNIDPDTHKEEELAPTGVPCQLERYHVYSEDVVKLALPDGHQQPHVKKILDAAGIHINDYPSDRGFRRPESDLEGFAIKTIRPQDMPVQVANGNFDIAITGWDWLTDHLTQFPGSPVKRLLDLKYGWVRIVAVVANELPVTNPDELKEYFSGRNLRVATEYINIADDYARNNHFGRYRIAPTWGSTEVFLPEDADLLIENTETGGTIARHNLRIIDTLFESTACIIGNMKASENPVKRQRIDALITRLAKAVEN; this is translated from the coding sequence ATGAAAATTGCCCTTCCTAAAGGTCGACTTCTGGCGGACACAGCTTCCATTCTTGAGCGGGCTGACTGGCAATTAAATGATTATCAACCTAAAGCTAGATTATATCGTCTGACCTCTGGTCGGTTCCCCGACATGACGGCTAAAATGCTCCATGAGAAAGATATTCCCATTCAGGTGGCAATAGGGAATTACGACCTGGGAATTTGCGGTGCCGACTGGGTGGAAGAACTTATATCACGATATAGGTTGTCGTCTTTGATCGAAGTAAAAAACTTGGGATACGGTCATGGGGCACTATATATTGCGGTTGCCGCAGGTTCGGATATTCAATCTTTGGCGGATCTCTCGATAATATCCACTAAAGTCCGAATAGCTTCCGAATATCCTAATATAGCTGAAAAGTTGGCTGTCGATTTACGCCTTAAAGACTTCTCGATATACCCTTTATGGGGTAGTGCTGAAGCATATCCGCCGGAAACTGCCGAGGTTGTCATACTTCCGCGCAAGAAACCTGGCGAATTGGAATCCAAGGGCTTAAGAGTTATCGGCAAGATAAAAGATTTTCGTGCTGTGATGATTGCTAACCGGGAGCGACTGGCCGGACAAAATCTTGGTGATGTTATTGCCTCAGTTATTGGAAATATTGACCCCGACACTCATAAAGAGGAAGAATTGGCGCCCACCGGGGTGCCCTGCCAGCTTGAGCGTTATCACGTTTATTCTGAAGATGTCGTCAAGCTCGCCTTGCCTGATGGTCATCAACAGCCACATGTTAAGAAGATCCTTGATGCGGCCGGGATTCATATAAATGATTATCCTTCGGATAGGGGGTTTAGGCGCCCGGAGAGTGACCTTGAGGGATTTGCCATTAAAACGATTCGGCCTCAGGATATGCCGGTACAGGTAGCCAACGGAAACTTCGATATTGCCATTACCGGTTGGGACTGGCTGACCGACCACCTTACACAGTTTCCCGGCAGTCCGGTAAAAAGATTACTCGACCTCAAATATGGCTGGGTGCGCATCGTTGCTGTTGTAGCAAATGAACTGCCGGTTACAAATCCGGATGAGCTAAAGGAGTATTTTTCCGGACGTAATTTAAGAGTGGCTACTGAATATATTAATATTGCAGACGATTATGCTCGAAATAACCATTTTGGACGATATCGTATTGCTCCGACCTGGGGGTCCACTGAAGTATTCTTACCTGAAGATGCCGATCTTTTAATCGAAAATACCGAAACCGGTGGAACTATCGCCCGGCATAACTTGAGAATTATCGACACACTATTTGAATCCACCGCCTGTATTATCGGTAATATGAAAGCTTCGGAAAATCCGGTTAAACGACAGCGTATTGATGCCTTGATTACACGGCTGGCTAAAGCTGTTGAGAATTAA